The Garra rufa chromosome 23, GarRuf1.0, whole genome shotgun sequence genome includes a region encoding these proteins:
- the LOC141299780 gene encoding uncharacterized protein — protein MRSSKVHLNSAGHSEVVVKSLIVLDCKRAEMSNDIYDDVIRTESEGMNRKSVVMTVDIYESADCVRDHDFRTETNTHQPPQQMGSDSANIRSSRAATVCLVLLCVLLLTAVIALCVHIHTNNTNYTQETHQLLTKITNLTEEKDKLLAKINNHKDKRDELLIKITNLSEQRDQLLTRNTNLTEKRDELLTKNMNLRDAFFKSFKEIDGWLYSSFSFYFISTLKQSWTESRRYCTERGADLIIINNKEEQEFAKKFSHGNEVWIGLTDSDVEGTWKWVDDSTLISGFWASGQPNVHKKNCVVTYSKGWADKTCNKAFKWICEKSIAKYHIQ, from the exons TTTAATTGTGCTGGACTGTAAAAGAGCAGAAATGTCCAATGATATTTATGATGATGTGATCAGGACTGAGTCTGAGGGAATGAACAGAAAGAGTGTGGTGATGACGGTGGATATCTACGAGAGTGCAGATTGTGTGAGAGATCATGACTTCAGGACAGAGACAAACACACATCAACCACCTCAGCAAATGG GAAGTGATTCAGCAAATATCAGAAGCTCCAGAGCAGCTACAGTGTGTTTGGTGCTGCTGTGTGTTCTTCTGCTGACTGCAGTCATAGCGCTGTGTGTCCACATCCATACAAACAACACAAACTACACACAAGAGACACACCAGCTACTAACCAAGATCACCAACCTCACAGAAGAGAAAGACAAGCTACTAGCCAAGATTAACAATCACAAAGATAAGAGAGATGAGCTACTAATCAAGATCACCAACCTCTCAGAACAGAGAGACCAGCTGCTAACCAGGAACACCAACCTTACAGAGAAGAGGGATGAACTATTAACGAAGAACATGAACTTGAGAgatgcattttttaaaagtttcAAGGAAATAG ATGGATGGTTATACTCCAGCTTCAGTTTTTACTTCATTTCCACATTGAAGCAGAGCTGGACTGAGAGCAGAAGATACTGTACAGAGAGAGGAGCAGATCTgatcatcataaacaacaaagaGGAACAA GAGTTTGCAAAAAAGTTTTCTCATGGTAATGAAGTCTGGATTGGTCTGACTGACAGTGATGTGGAGGGCACATGGAAATGGGTTGATGACAGCACACTAATCTCTGG GTTCTGGGCATCTGGACAGCCCAATGTACATAAAAAGAACTGTGTTGTGACATATTCAAAAGGATGGGCTGATAAAACATGTAATAAAGCTTTTAAATGGATCTGTGAGAAGAGCATTGCAAAGTATCACATACAATGA